The genomic window GCGAAAGCCGAACACGTTGGCCCACGCCGCGGGGTTGCGCAGGCTGCCCATGAAGTCCGAGCCGTCGGCCACCGGCAGCAGGCGCAGCGCCAGCGCCACGGCCGCGCCGCCGCTGGAGCCGCCGGCGGACTTGCGGGGGTCGAAGGCGTTGAGCGTGGTGCCGAAGACGGTGTTGAAGGTGTGCGAGCCCAGGCCGAATTCGGGCACGTTGCTCTTGCCGATGACGATGCAGCCCGCCTGCTTCATGCGCGCCGTCATCAGGCCGTCTTCCTTGGCGACGAAGTGCCGCATCAGCGGCGAGCCCAGCGTGGTGGGCAGGCCGGCGGCGTTGGCCAGGTCCTTGATGGCCTGCGGCACGCCGTGCAGCCAGCCGCGTGATTGGCCCTGCGCCAGTTCGGCGTCGCGGGCGTCGGCCTCGGCCAGCAGTTCTTCGGGCGGCCGCAGCGACACCAGGGCGTTGCAGCCCGGGTTGAGCCGCTGGATGCGCGCCAGATACGCCTGCATCACCTCGCGGCAGGACACGCGGCGGGCGTGGATGGCCTCGGACAGCGCGCTGGCGTCCAGCGCGGTGAGGGCTTCGTCGGACGGCGGGCAGGCCATGGCGGGACTATAGGCCGCGCGCGGTGGCGGCCATCACCTGCAGGGCGTAGGTGAAGTACTCGGGCACGCAGGGCAGGTGCCCGGTGGGCGTGACCCCGCTGCATTCGCGCAGCGTGACCGGCGCGCCGCCGGTGGCGCGCAGGGTGTTCAGCGCCGACACCGAGGCGGCGAACGGCACGGTCTGGTCCTCGCGCCCGTGAAACAGGTACACCGGCGCCGAGGGCGTCCAGCCCCAGTGCACGCTGCTTTCCTGCATCAGCGTGTCGCGGTCGTCGGCCAGGTAGGCGTCGAGAAAGCGCGCGTCGTAGCGCACGTCGGCATCGTCCGGCACGAGCAGGCGCAGCAGCGCGCGGCGCACCTCGGCGCGCACGCTGCCGCCCAGGTACTTGAGGGTGCCGGGCCGCAGCATCCAGGCCACGGCCGGGTACTCGTCGCGCACCCGTTCGAGCAGGCCGTCCAGCGTGGCCTGCACGTCGTACGGCCCCGCGGCGGGCAGGCTGGCCTGCAGCTGCGCGCGCAGGGGGCTGCCGGTGCGCTCGATCTCGCGCTGGGCGGCCATGGTGGCGTAGCCGCCCTCGGAGTAGCCGACCAGGTAGAGCTGGCCGTTGTCGGCCACGCCGCTGGCCGCGCGCCAGGCCTGCGCGGCGCCGATCATGTCGATCACGGCGCGTGCCGTCGGGCGCGACAGCAGGTAGGGGTGCGGCATGCCCTGGCTCTGGCCGAAGCCGACATAGTCCGCCGCCACCACGATGTAGCCTTGCGAGGCCAGCACGATGGGCGGCTCGCCCGGCTCCAGCTTGAGCGAAGGCGCATTGGCGTTCTCGAACGTGGTGGCGTGCTGGTAGCTGATGACGGGGCTGGGCT from Burkholderiaceae bacterium includes these protein-coding regions:
- a CDS encoding prolyl oligopeptidase family serine peptidase is translated as MACALSLALVACGGDGDPAPAPAPSPTPAPAPSPAPEPAPTPDPTPAPTPHAGQWLDTVPGIEITASAIDAALAAGQAKVPAIPARYAVSTYRVRYLTEDADGALVQASGLVALPRKGGGEPSPVISYQHATTFENANAPSLKLEPGEPPIVLASQGYIVVAADYVGFGQSQGMPHPYLLSRPTARAVIDMIGAAQAWRAASGVADNGQLYLVGYSEGGYATMAAQREIERTGSPLRAQLQASLPAAGPYDVQATLDGLLERVRDEYPAVAWMLRPGTLKYLGGSVRAEVRRALLRLLVPDDADVRYDARFLDAYLADDRDTLMQESSVHWGWTPSAPVYLFHGREDQTVPFAASVSALNTLRATGGAPVTLRECSGVTPTGHLPCVPEYFTYALQVMAATARGL